The DNA sequence GCCTGTCGAGCTGCCAGACATGGCGGGCGATCCCCACCTGATCGAACCCACCGGTGTGGGTGAGGAGATGCCAGAGCCTCACCGGCGCGCGTGAGCCGCTGGTGTTGGGCACGTCCTCGAAGCCCGCGTAGTAGTCCGCCACGTTGCCCTCGAGGCTCACCTTGCCGAGGTCCGCCAGGCGCGTGATCGCGAGGGCCGTCAGCGCCTTGGACACCGAGCCGATGCGAAAGAGCGTGCGGTGAGGGTCCACCGCCGTGTGCTCTGCCACATCGGCCAGCCCGTACCCGCGCGCCACCTCGGTGCGGCCCTCGCGCACGACCACCACCGCGGCGCCGGGCAGATGTTCTTCCGCCATGACCTCGGCTACGACCGGATCGATGGCCCGCTCCAGGCGTTGCGCGATGCGCTCGTCACTGTTGTCGCCCACCGACTCGTCAGGCGTCGTCGCGCCGGCGGCGCCGGTAGCCGGCAAGAAGAACAGCAGAGCCAAGATGCAGGCGTGTCGTAGGGTCATATGAGCTAGCCACTATGGTTGATCGGTGCCGGGCAGTGTGCAGAAGCGCTCGCGCCGCGACAGAGCGAATCCGCGAGCGGCGCCGTGATGACCGGCGAACGGCGGACGCCAGAGGCGATGCTGCAGTAGGCTGAGCCCATGCGCTGGCTCATTCTGCTGATCGTCCTCACCGGGCTCGTGGCGACCTTCTGGCCGCAACACTCACCAACGTCGGCGTTCCTCGCGTTCTCCGATCGCCAGGTCGTCGTGTGTCCCGCCCAGATGGCAGACGCCGTACCACCGATCGCGCCGTACGAAGGCTGCGACGTCTCTCGCGTGGACCAACTGCAGCTGCACCGACGCCTGGTGTGGCTGATCGGGGAGTTCACCCTGCCGCCACACACCTCCTCGGACCGACCGGTGGGGTTTCTCTGGAACGCCAAGGCGGCCAGCGAGGTGTTCGTCAACGGGCACCCGGTAGGACGCAACGGGACACCGGGTGGCGACGCCGCGACCGAGCGGCCCGGCGCCCTGGACGCCACCTTCTTCGTCCCGTGGCACCACCTCAAGCTGAGCGACGCCAATACCGTCGCGATCCGTGCGTCGTTTCACCACGGTTGGTGGCCCAGCAAGCAGCCGCTGCTGGTGGCGAGGTTGGGACACTATCGGGCGCCCCCCTACCACGGTGGAGGCGACTACTGGATTTCCCTGCTCACCTTCGGGGTGTTCGTGGTGAGCGCCATCTACTTCGGCGCGAGCGCACGCTTCGCGATCAACCGCACCCTGTCGCTCACGCTCTGCGTCGCTTCGGTGTTCGCCTGCGGGCAGCTGCTGGCGGAGGTGAGCCGCGGGGTCTGGGCCTACCCCTACCCACTGCACGACCTACGCCTGCTGTTGGTCAGCGGCTTCTCCTTCGGCGTGGGTGTCGCGCTGCTCCTCCACACCCTCCAGCGCTTCGAGCATTCGCACGCGAGGCGATGGCTGGCGACCACCACGGTGCTCGCGCTTGGGGGCTTACTCGCCATCCCGGGGTTCGAGAACAAGGCCGGCTGGGGGATTCTGATTCCGAGCCTGGCGGCGATGCTGGTGAGCGCTGCGGCCGCCACCGCGAGCCGCCTGGGCGCCCTCGCCTACACCCTGAACTTCACGGCGTTCGTCAGCGTGATCCTGTTCGACCCCGGCGACTTCCTCGATCAGTACTACTACCTGACGCTGGCGCTCGTCCTGGTGTGCTTGTTCTGCCAACAGGCCGCCTCTCACAACGCCGCGCTATACGGCTTCCAGCAGGCGGAAACCGCTCGACGACGCCTGGAAGCCGCCCTCGACCAACTGCAACCCGCCGCGCCGGTGGTCATCGAGGTGAAGGACGGGGGCACGGTGCACCGCGTGCAAGCGGACGAGATCGAATGGTGCTGTAGCGCCGGCGACTACGTGGGACTGCACCTCACGGATGGACGCACGCTGCTGTACACCTCGTCCCTGACGACGCTCGAGGCGTTGCTCCCAGAGCACTTCTTGCGCGTGCATCGCTCCAGCATCGTCAACACGCGCTGCATACGAGATCTGACCCGGCACAAGTCCGGCACGGGCGCGTTGCACATGCGCGGTGGTGAACGGGTACCGGTGAGTCGGCGCATCATGCCGCGCGTGCGGCGAGAGCTGACGCCGACCGTAGCGGCAGGACGCTCGCTGGAAGCCTAGCGTTCGGCCGCAACCGACCCGCTCGGCGCTCACACTCAGCTCGCTCGATTGCCCGTGACGCTGTGCCTACCAACGCTCCAACCATGCTGTGGGGCAGCATGAAAATCGCGAGTCTACTGTCGCTTCAGAGAAGCGTTGACGATACCATCCAGCTCCACTGGCGGTCGGCTGCTGGTCACTACCGTCGGCGAATACACAACAAAGGAAGCGGACGCATGACTCACCGGTTTTCTCTCGTCGTCGCGGCTGGCCTGTTGCTGAGCACTCAGCTCGCCTCAGCGCAGGTGGAGTTTGGTACCGATCTAAAAGGCAGCTGCAAGGAGATCGAGGGCGCTCTGAGTGCCAACGACATCAACAAGGCCTTGGAACAGGCTCGCCTTTGCGTGACGGCCTTGGAGCAGGAAGCAGAAGGCGCCCTCGAAGCGCTATTCCCGAAGAAGGTTGCTAGCTACGACCGCACTGACTTCCGCCAGGAACGGGCGATGGGCATCGCCAACACCACGGCGACCTACAAGGGTGGCGACGGCACCATCCGGGTCGAGCTGATCGGCAGCGCCGGAAGCGGTGGCCTCGGCGGCATGGCCGGGCTCGCCCGCATGGGCATGGCCGCGAGCGGCGGCGCAATGCGGGTCGACGGCCTCGACGCCATGATGGACGAACGCGGCGCCGTGACGATCTTCCTGGCCGACGGTTCGATGCTGAAAGTCTCGAGCCGTGAGATGAAAACGCGCGAGGCCGCCACGGCAGGCTTGCCGCCGTTTCTGAACGAGTTCCCGGTGCGCGAGATCAGCAACGCGCGCAACCAGTAGCGTTGGAAGCGGGTCGCCGTGACTGATGTTCAGCCCCCCACCCGGCCAGCGGTGCAACGTATCGCCCTTGGCGCCGTGCTGGCGCTAGGGCTAGCGTTGCTCGCAGGTCTTGCGGGCATGTTCATCGCCGGCCGCTGCTGCGTCCCCGAGGGTAGCGGCCTCGCTGGCCCCGGTATCGTCGTCGGCTACGGGTTTCTCGCTGCCCTCGGCGGCCTCGCGATAGGCGTGGTGCTCACCGTCCTAATGCCGTGGCGCGCCCTCGTACCGGCTAGCGTACTGGCCGGCCTCGGCGGTGCCGTCATCGCCGTGGCGCTGGCCCTATCGATCATGGACAGCGCCAGTAAGTCCTCCGAAGCGCTGGCCGAGGCCTACGAAAGACTGCCGGTCTTCGAGCTTGACCTGACGCTGTCGAACGGCAAACCCTTCGATCGGTTCACAGCCGACTGGATCAGTCGCGAGACCGTTCAGACTCGCTCAGGCGCGCCTCCCTGTCGTCGTACACTCGCCGGAGAGCAGGCCGTTCGCTTGCTCGAATCGCTGCGCAGCGTCGAGGGTGTACTCCTACGCACACCCCAGCCCTGCGCTGCCCACCCGGGCCCGGTCCTGCAAACCCTGAGCTTCCGCATCCAGGAAGGCCGTCCTCCCAACACGACAGGACAGCTGAGCATCAGCGCCGCCTGCCTCGCCGCGACGCCAGCGCTTGCCGCGCCGCTCGAGGCCGCCAAGCAAGCCCTGCGCCGAGGCGGTCGGTGCCTCCAGTAGGTGTGCCTCTCGCAGGAGGCCTGCCACAATGCACGTCGCCCTCACGAGGAACGGATCCACATGAACGTCGCTCGGCGAATCGCACGTTACCTCTTTGCCATCGTCATCCTCACCGCATGTGCCATCACACGAGCACAGGAGTGCGTCCCCACCGCCGAGCGCTACGCCGTCGAGATCACGCAGCCCGGCGCCAACAACTTGCGCCCAGTCGTCAGCGGAGAGAACAGCTTCTATCAATCGCTGGACAACGGCTGGGTGTTCGCCTTGGAGCGCGCCGAGGAGGGCTGGCAGGTACGCCTCTATGATGGCGTGCCTGGAGGTGCCGTAGATCTCACACAGCTGACACCTCCCTTACGCGGTACTCCGAACCCGCGGGATTTGTTCGGCTGGCATTTTCGAAACGCAGACAACACGGGCCCGAACGAAGGCTCTGTCAACGCACCTCAGGAAACGCGTGCCTTCGTCATCTCACCGGGGCTCGCCGGGACGGCCGGCCTCAAACCCTCCGGTGGATCGCTCGAACTCGGCCCCAACGATGGCCTCGGCCTGCTGAAGATCACGGACTACGGTCTGCGCAACCCCGTGCCCGGCGAGCGAGCGGTCATGAACTACGTGCAGTTCGAAGCCTGCCTGCGCTGGCCGCGCCCCCCTGAAGAAGTGGAACAGATCCGCGATCGAGAGAGCCTCGCCTACACGCCGGTGGATCTGGAGACCTTCGGTGCGTGTGGACTCGACCTGAGCCGCTACGAGCTCGACGCTGCCTACGCTCCGCGTACCCTTGGCGGTGATTTCGACGGCGATGGCAGCATCGACGAAGCTGCGCAGGTTCGCGAGAAGGCGACGGGTCAACGCGCAATCGCGCTTTGTCGCGCCGGCACTTGGCTCCACCTCATCGGCACGGAGTCGACACCGGGCGATCTGCACCCCGGCTACACGAATCAGGTAGAGGCCTGGCACTGGATCCAGTCGAGCGACGATCTGCCGCGCAGCCTGGTCGGTTTCGACCTACCCGAGGCGGATGGTGATCTGCTGATCCTCGAGCGCATCGAGAAGGAGGCCATCGCGGTCTATTGGCACGATGGCGCTCTGGGAGCTCATCAGCTGTACCGCTATGTCGAACCTTAAGGCGCTGATCTGCGCCGCATCGCTCGCCCTCGCCGAGTCAGATGCCCTCGCGGACCCGCCCTGCCAGGGAGACTGGCTCAACGACGCCGCGCCTCTCAATGGCCACGTGTCCGGGTCAGAGACGTTCCTACAAACAGTTACCGATGACCTGAGCTTCTCGTTAGTTCCCGACGCATCTGGCTGGCAGGTACAGATGCTTGGACCCGACGACCGGAAGATACCCACGCGCCCCGTCGCCAGCGGCATTGCGCCGAGGCGCGGTGAGAGTGCCCCGAGCCGTGCCTTCGCCTTCGGGCCTGACGTGATGGACCCGGCCTTGAACCCGGAGCTGCAAGTACCGCAGGCACCGCAGGGCGAGTCTTCCAACGTTGCCACGGTGGAACCTACACCAGGACTACAGGGGAGGGGCTGGCTGATCATCGAGGACAGTCGCTTCGCGGACGAAGCGCCGCATCGACGAGACGCCCTCGAGTTCCGCGGCTGCGTTCACTGGAACCTGGGCCCGCGCGAACCCGACACCTCTCACTACCCACACCCGCAAGATGATCTCGTCAACTTTCCGAGCTGGGTGGTGCTGGCCTTCGAGGAGTGTGGCCTGAGTCGAGACTGGCTGCTCTCAGGTCGAATGCCTCGCGAGGGCTATCGACAACGGGCCTGGCTGGAGCCCGATCTCGACGGTGACGCACGGCCGGACCTCGCGGCCCTCGTCGATGAGGTGAATGGCACGGATCATGGCCTCGCGCTTTGCCTGCGTGAGAGCAAGCGCCTGATGATAATGACCCCCGACAACTCCCCTACCAGCGGTCTCGATGCCTTTCTGCGCGAGGCCGAATGGTGGAACGTGGATGGGCGCACGATCGTCATCGCCGGCGGCGACGCGCAATCCATTCGCGTGCACCTCGACGAGGACGGCGCTCCTATCGGTATCGTTCGTTAGCTTCGGGCGCGTACCCTCACTCAATCGTCAACTGCCGGCGCTGGCCGGGCGCAATGACCACCTCGTCCACTTGCCTCGCTGGCGAGGTCAACAATCGCACGCTGTAGGTACCGGCCGGCAGAGGCACCCCTGCCCCTCCTGCTGTGCCCTCCGCAACGACGTCGGCGGATGCATCCAGCACCTGAAACTTCGGCCGCAGCGCCTGCTGCATGACATCGGTGAGATCCGCTTCGCTGTCAGCGTGGAAGTAGCGGCCGCCGCCAAGCGTGGCCCAGCGCTCGAACTGGGTCTCGAGCCCCGCGTCATCGATAGCGAACCCGACGATGTTCACCCGCACGTCCAGCCCTGCCTCCTGCAACGCCTCGATGCTGGCCGGGGGATCGCCGTCACAGGTCTCCTTACCGTCCGTGAGCAACACCACCACCTTGGCGCCGTCCGCACCCGCCAGGTCGCTCGCCACCGCATCGAGGGATGCGGCGAGTGGCGTCTTCGACCGATCCTTAGGCTTCGCCGCTCGGATACGCTCGACCACACTGGCAGGCACCAACGGCTTGAGCGGCACCTCCAGGTCAGTGCGGCAGGAACGCGCCTCGCGATGGCCGAAGATACGCACCGCCAGCGGCGTGCCTGGAGGAATCGTGTTGCCAACCAACTCGGCAAGGACGTCGTGGGCGATGGTGATGCGCGCCTTGCCGTCGATCTGCGCCCACATCGATCCCGAAGCGTCGAGGATGATCTCGACCGCGTTCAGGGGTACCGCATCGTCCAGCAGCACCGCGAGGGAGCCCGGCTCCGGCGGTGCCTCATGGCGGGTGGCAGCGACGAGACGGTAATCGGCGGGTCGTCGAATGAGGCAGGCCGCGCGGGCGAAGCCGCGTTCCAGATCGTCCGCGGTGCCGAAGTAGTCGTAGAAGCCGTTATCCACCGCGGCCCAGCTCTGCATCACGTCCTGCTGGTAGGGCCTGCTGCCGCCACCTTGCAACTCCAGCGGGAACACCCGTATCGGCGCGTCGGCGAAGGCGCGCCACAGGGCGGCCGGTTGCGCGCCGCGGCTGGAGATGCCGTCTGCGATGTGCACCACCGCGCGCGTGCCGTCGCGCCCTGCAAGGGCCTTGGCAGCGTTGGTCATACCCCCCTCTGAGTCACTGGAGGAGTGGTTGCGGTCGTAGTTGGTGAGGAACTGCTGCAGTTCGAAAGGGTGCTTCGCCCAGTCGGTGAGCAGCGGAGCCCCAGCCCCCAAGGCGAGCAGGTTGCCCTCCTCGCGACCAGGCGTGAGGCCTTCGGAGAAGCGGGCCAGGGCACGATAGATCTGCGGGATGTACGGCGCCACGCTAGCGCTGTTATCCCAAACGAACACGACGGAGCGCGGTGGTTCCACCAGATGGAGGCGATACTGGGCCCCTGGGGTGACCTGCGCTTCGAACAACGGCCGCCCCGTCCGATCACGTTTTCGCTCCAGCGGAACTGCTGCGCCGCTCTGGTCGAGGAGAGTTGGACGCACCCGCAACGCGTCTAAGCTGCTCAAATCCAACGTTAGGCGATTGTCCTGTGGTGGGATGCGCAGCGTGTACCAGTCCTCCTCCTGCGCGACCCGCACGATGCCAGTGACCACCTCTCCCAGGACCAGCTCTCGTGCGGTCTCGGCGCTGCCGTTGCCGGCGACGGGAGTCGTGGAGGCCGTCTCAGGCGCTACCGGTGCCGGCGCATGGTATTCCTGGATGGCCGGGGTCGCATAGTGCCCCCATTCGCCCAGGATGCTGCGGTAGCCATCGCCCGCGGGCCGCTCGAAGATGCGCAGGGTCTCGGCGTCGCGCCACCACTCCCGCGCATCCTGAGCCTCGGTGTGCGTGAACTGTACGAAGCGCGCCCAGGTGGGCTCTGGGAGTTCGAGACGCGAGGTAGCCTCCGCGGTCGTGTCCAGGGTCCAGGCACCGAGCGGCGTCCAGGGACCGACGGGGTGATCCGCCACGGCCACCCGCACTTCGCTCATGCGGCGAGTGTTGGCCTGCTCGGGCGGTTGCACCCATTCGAGGTGAGTAATCTGTGCGGCGCGGCCGTGATGGAAGCCGACCACCCAGCGATTCGGTCGCGTCACGTCCAGCTTGCGCCGACTCGTGTCCGGCTTGCCCTCGCTCAGCATCGTGTTCGGCCGCCGTCCGGCCACCGGATCACTCCAGACGACCACCCCGCCCAAGTCCGGATCGGCGAGGTTGAAGACGGCCCCGTCGCCAAGAGGGCGCGTCGCCGGCTCGGCGATGACCTTGAACTCACCCAGGGCCGTGCTACGCGCCTCGCCCTGCTGCGTATCCTCGATGGTGAGGCGCACGTGGGTCGCCGCCACCGGTGCGTCGAAGGCGAAGGCCTGCTCCTCACCGACGGCGTGCAGTTCCGCCACCAAACGTGATTCGAAGGTGATGCCGTCAGTGGATGTGGCGACGCGGAAGCGGCGCGGGCGCGCATTGGCACCGATGCTTGTGCGTGGATTGAGCGCGATCCCGCGCACCTGCACCGGCGCATCACCGGCCAGGTCCACGGTAACCTGCGCGTCGCCGAGGCGAGGGCTCCAGGTCTTGACGTACGGCGTTCGCAGATCGAACAGCGACGCGACGCTACGAGTGCCGTCGACGGGCACCCCACCGAACTGGCTTGCGGCCACGTTGATGCCGCCGAGCAGCTCGTCTGGAATCGGCCATGCGGGCGACGCGTCGACCGGGGCTACGCCGCAGATCGCTGCGACATCGAAGGAAACCGCCGCAGAACCGCCGGAGCCGCGAAACACAGCATCGAGGCGAACCGGACGCAGGTCACCAGCATCTGCAGGCACAGTGATACCCAGCACAAGGGTCTGACGCTCGCCCGGCGCGAGGGTCAACGACGCCTGCGACTGTTGCACACGCCAGCGCGGATCGCTCGCCTGCGCCAGCACTGAGAGGGTCTGCGAATCGCTACCCGTGCTGATGACGGTGATCGGCACCCTCAATCGCTGCACCTCGTCGAGGTAGGCGGCCACGGCCAGCGGTGCGGTGGGTGCATCGATCTCGATCGACGGACGGCCACTCGTCTCCGGCGCAGGGCCTGGCGAGAAGGACGCTTGGTAGTCGTAGGGCGTCTCCCAGGCCTGAACGCGCAGCACGTAGCGCGTAGCGGCGTCGGCGTCGGCATCGACAGGGACTGCACCGGTCCAGGCACCCGCGCCCTCGTCGAAGGTGAGCAGGCTCGGTGCGTTGCTCGGGCCATCGGCGGCGATGACGACGAGACGGCGACGCTCGCCGTAGTCGACCTCGCCTGGCGCCTGCACGGTGATCTGGGTGCCGGGCGCAAGCTGAGGTAGCAGGTAGTAGTCCTGCTCACCGCGGGCGGTGGGTGTTCCGACGATGCGGTGATCGGGCGCCAGGGGCACCGCTTGATCGGGGGTGTCGTTCGGTTCGAGGTCCACCGGCAGGGCGTTGAGATCCGGATGGCTCAACAGCAAGCGGTAAGGCTCAGCGCTGCCGACGTTGCCCGCTTTCAAGCGCACCGTATAGGTCCCTGGGGAGAGCCGACGCAGCTGTTGGAAGGGTGCCTGCCCTGCCTTGATGGTCGTCTTTACCGCTTGCTGGCCACCGCCCAGGCTCACCGTGAGGCTGGCGTCAACGTCCGGGGGCGGTTCGAAGCGCAGATCGACGATGGCCTCGCGCAGCAAGGTGAAGTAGTAGAGGTCTTGCTCGAGGGGCGTGAACAGATAGCCGCCGCGCACCGAGCCGAACTCCAGCGCCTGTGCCCGACTATCATCGTCGTTCGGTTCGATCTCCATCGCAGGGTCCGGGGGCCCCAGGGCTACGGCACGCAGGCGGTAGCTCGCTGGCGACTCCCCCTTGCCATTTACCCAGATGTGGTGTTGGCCGGGATACAGCAGTAGGTTGGAG is a window from the Pseudomonadota bacterium genome containing:
- a CDS encoding LytTR family DNA-binding domain-containing protein produces the protein MRWLILLIVLTGLVATFWPQHSPTSAFLAFSDRQVVVCPAQMADAVPPIAPYEGCDVSRVDQLQLHRRLVWLIGEFTLPPHTSSDRPVGFLWNAKAASEVFVNGHPVGRNGTPGGDAATERPGALDATFFVPWHHLKLSDANTVAIRASFHHGWWPSKQPLLVARLGHYRAPPYHGGGDYWISLLTFGVFVVSAIYFGASARFAINRTLSLTLCVASVFACGQLLAEVSRGVWAYPYPLHDLRLLLVSGFSFGVGVALLLHTLQRFEHSHARRWLATTTVLALGGLLAIPGFENKAGWGILIPSLAAMLVSAAAATASRLGALAYTLNFTAFVSVILFDPGDFLDQYYYLTLALVLVCLFCQQAASHNAALYGFQQAETARRRLEAALDQLQPAAPVVIEVKDGGTVHRVQADEIEWCCSAGDYVGLHLTDGRTLLYTSSLTTLEALLPEHFLRVHRSSIVNTRCIRDLTRHKSGTGALHMRGGERVPVSRRIMPRVRRELTPTVAAGRSLEA
- a CDS encoding discoidin domain-containing protein, with protein sequence MLATFSISAGAQKADIFGDDAVFVIEATSIEAVDTQSLPVEARKQVERLRAPPVVPQMAPLVLPAADYSAAGQEAEPNEKAEQGTPMPSSLAVTGEIARGDTDFYTFTIEGDEGAADAAQLWAIEAQGESIKQIGYLSGGRSKFIQSRVQGSAPEDANRFVLSNLLLYPGQHHIWVNGKGESPASYRLRAVALGPPDPAMEIEPNDDDSRAQALEFGSVRGGYLFTPLEQDLYYFTLLREAIVDLRFEPPPDVDASLTVSLGGGQQAVKTTIKAGQAPFQQLRRLSPGTYTVRLKAGNVGSAEPYRLLLSHPDLNALPVDLEPNDTPDQAVPLAPDHRIVGTPTARGEQDYYLLPQLAPGTQITVQAPGEVDYGERRRLVVIAADGPSNAPSLLTFDEGAGAWTGAVPVDADADAATRYVLRVQAWETPYDYQASFSPGPAPETSGRPSIEIDAPTAPLAVAAYLDEVQRLRVPITVISTGSDSQTLSVLAQASDPRWRVQQSQASLTLAPGERQTLVLGITVPADAGDLRPVRLDAVFRGSGGSAAVSFDVAAICGVAPVDASPAWPIPDELLGGINVAASQFGGVPVDGTRSVASLFDLRTPYVKTWSPRLGDAQVTVDLAGDAPVQVRGIALNPRTSIGANARPRRFRVATSTDGITFESRLVAELHAVGEEQAFAFDAPVAATHVRLTIEDTQQGEARSTALGEFKVIAEPATRPLGDGAVFNLADPDLGGVVVWSDPVAGRRPNTMLSEGKPDTSRRKLDVTRPNRWVVGFHHGRAAQITHLEWVQPPEQANTRRMSEVRVAVADHPVGPWTPLGAWTLDTTAEATSRLELPEPTWARFVQFTHTEAQDAREWWRDAETLRIFERPAGDGYRSILGEWGHYATPAIQEYHAPAPVAPETASTTPVAGNGSAETARELVLGEVVTGIVRVAQEEDWYTLRIPPQDNRLTLDLSSLDALRVRPTLLDQSGAAVPLERKRDRTGRPLFEAQVTPGAQYRLHLVEPPRSVVFVWDNSASVAPYIPQIYRALARFSEGLTPGREEGNLLALGAGAPLLTDWAKHPFELQQFLTNYDRNHSSSDSEGGMTNAAKALAGRDGTRAVVHIADGISSRGAQPAALWRAFADAPIRVFPLELQGGGSRPYQQDVMQSWAAVDNGFYDYFGTADDLERGFARAACLIRRPADYRLVAATRHEAPPEPGSLAVLLDDAVPLNAVEIILDASGSMWAQIDGKARITIAHDVLAELVGNTIPPGTPLAVRIFGHREARSCRTDLEVPLKPLVPASVVERIRAAKPKDRSKTPLAASLDAVASDLAGADGAKVVVLLTDGKETCDGDPPASIEALQEAGLDVRVNIVGFAIDDAGLETQFERWATLGGGRYFHADSEADLTDVMQQALRPKFQVLDASADVVAEGTAGGAGVPLPAGTYSVRLLTSPARQVDEVVIAPGQRRQLTIE